A stretch of DNA from Microlunatus sp. Gsoil 973:
CGTCGTGCATCCCCAGGACCCTGACACTGTGTTCGTCTTCCCGTTGATCGCCGACGGTGCACGGATCCCGCCCGACGGGGCCGCCACCGTCTGGCGCTCGACGGACGCCGGACGGACCTGGACCGGTTTGAGTGACGGCCTGCCGACGGGCTTCTACGCCGCCGTCATGCGGGACGCGTTCAGTGCTGACAACGGCCGCCGGTCCGGGCTCTATCTCGGCGCCCGCGACGGCACGGTGTACGCCAGCACCGACGACGGCGACCACTGGGAGCAGATCGCGGCGCACCTGCCCGATATCTACTCGATCCGAGCGATCGTCGTCTCCTGACCGAGATTCGACCCAGGGATTCCGAACCGGGCCGTCGAACGGCGTCGTCACGGGGACGATCGTCGGTTAGGCTTGCCTAACTCACGCCAGCAGTGCATATGTCCGTCAGCAAGGAGCTGCATGCCCGACCAGCCCGAACCCGGAGCCCCCGAACGACTTCGTCGACGCGGCGGTCCGCCCAAGACCGCAACACTGCTCCGCAAAGAGTGGCTGAACGACTCGATGGTGCGGTTGTTCTTCGGCGGAGCCGATGTCGACCAGCTTTCCGAACTCGAGTACACCGACCACTACCTCAAGATCCTCTTCCCGGGCCCGGTGACCCGCACCTACACGATCCGGTCGCTGGACCGGAAAACCGGTGAACTGGCGATCGACTTCGTGGTGCACGGCGATGAGGGGCTGGCGGGGCCGTGGGCTGCCACCGTCGATCCGGGGGCGGTGATCGAATTCCGCGGGCCGGGCGGAGGGTATGCACCCCAGGAGCAGTACGACGCCCACCTGTTGGCCGGCGACGAGGCCGCGATCCCGGCGATCGCGGCTGCCATCGAGCGACTGCCTGTGCAGGCGAGCGCGGTAGCCGTTCTCGAGGTCGCTGATGCCGATCACCGGCTGGCGGTGCCGTCGGACCGGGCCGAGATCGTCTGGGTCCATCGGGACGGCCGCCCGTACGGCGAACGGCTGGCCGAAGTCGTCCGGGAGCGTGGCCTTCCTGAGGGCCGGGTGCAGGTCTTCGTGCACGGCAACGCCGGGATGGTCAAGGATCTGCGTCGCTACTTCTTCCTCGAATGCGGCCTCGACCGCCGCGACGCGTCGATCTCGGGATATTGGCGGACCGGACAGAACGAGGACGCGTGGCAGGCCGGCAAGCACGAGTTCGTTGCGCAGATGGAGGCCGAGGAGGCTGCCGTCGGTTCGGGAGCCCACTAGAGTCCTCTGTCGTGCACCTGCTCGACTTCGGGGCGGAGACCGACCGCGGAACGACCCGCGCCATCAACGAGGACAGCATCCTGGCCTCGCCGCCGGTGTTCGTCGTTGCCGACGGCGTCGGCGGCAGCGAAGGCGGTGAGGTGGCCAGCGCGCTGGTGGTTGAGGAGTTCGGCAGACTCGCCACGCTCCCGGTGATCGATGCCGACGCGGTGCGGGCGACGTTGACCTCCGCCCACCGGCGGGTGCGCGAGTTGCATGCCCGCCAGTTGCATGGTGCCAGTAGTACGGCGGTCGGCGTCGTCGGCGTCATGTCCGGCGACGAACCGTACTGGGTGGTCTTCAACATCGGCGACAGCCGGGTGTACCGGCTGCCGACCCGCAACGCCCCGGACGACCGGCCGGGCCTCACCCAGATCAGTGTTGACCATTCCCATGTCCAGGAACTCGTCGATGCCGGCGTGATCACCGCCGATGAGGCGGAGACCCATCCGGAACGCAATCTGGTCACTCGGGCGGTGGGCGCCGACGAGGTTGCCGAACCGGACTTCTGGATGATTCCGATGGTGCCCGGCGACCGCTGGCTGATCTGTTCCGACGGGCTGCTGGCCGACCTTCCCTATGCGGCAGTACGGGACCGCGTCGAGCAGCGAACCCCAGCCGCAGAGACTGCGCGGGACCTGATCGGGATGGCGCTGCAGGCCGGCGTGACCGACAACGTCTCGGTCATCGTCATCGACGTCATCGGCGACGGCCTGGCCTCGGCCGCCCAGGAAGCCACGGCCGTCCAACCGCACCTTGAGGCATAACAAGCCATGGACAACGTAGGGTTTCGACGACGTACGGACCGGTACTGCGTTCACACGCACGGGAGATTGGGACGATGAGCGAGCCGAAGACTGATGCCGCGGTGACCGAACGGGCCCACTGGACCAGCCAGTGGCGCGCACGCTATCGCCGCGGCGACTGGCTGGTGCTGGCCGGACCGACCAGTCTGGTCGTGATGCAACCGGCGGCACCGCAATGGTCCGACCTGATCAACGCGGTCTGGGAGGAGGTGGTCTCCTCGGCCTCGATCGAGGAGCTCGGCGCCCGGCTGGCCGCCTTCAAACTGGACCGCATGCCGGATTTCGCGGCACTGTTCTGGGACCGCGGGCAGATGCGGTCCCTGGTACGCGGCGGGGTCAGCCTGGTCGATCCGGGCACCGGCCGGCCGATCGCCGACGGCGTGGGCGTAAGGACCTGGACCGAGATCGGCCTGGGTGGACTGCAACGGGTCGAGCTGCGGGCCGGTGAGCAGAGCGCGGTCGAAGAGCTGGAGCTGCCATTGGTGATTGGTGCAGCGAACGCCTCCCGGGTGCTGTTGGACTGTTCCGAAGAGGTGCAGATCCACTCCCCGCAGGGCACGTTGGTCGGCGATATCTCGTCACTGCGGTTGCTCGATGCTCCCGCGCCGTCGGCCGTGGTCGCCTCGGAGCCGACCCAACCGGTACCGTCGCCCCAGCCTGAACCGCAGCCTGAACCGGAGCCCGAACCGGAGCCGACGGTCGCCTTCGCGAACCCGACCCCGGTGCCGGACCAGCACCAGGTGATGGAGACCGGCGAGACGCTGGTGGACCAGCCGCCGGTGCCGCCGGCGTCCTCGGAGGATGAAGGCGCGAAGACGATCTTCGCAAGCAACCTGCCGGGCCTACCCGTGTCGTCCCAGTCACCGCGATCGGTGCTCGGCGTCCTGCTGCCGTCCAGCGGCGGCCGGATCGAGGTCGATCGTCCGGTGGTCATCGGCCGGTCGCCGGCCGCCAACCGGGTCAGCGGAGACCAGCTGCCCCGGCTGCTGACGGTGCCGAGCCCGAGCCACGACATCAGCCGTACCCACGTCCAGGTGGCCCCGGAGAACGGCCGGATGGTCGTCACCGATCTGAACTCGACCAACGGCACCATCCTGGTCTTCCCGGACGGGCGGCGCACCGATCTTCGTCCGGGTGTCGGCGTGCCCGTCGAGGTCGGCAGCGTGATCGATCTCGGCGACGGCATTACCATCGCGGTCGACCGGGCCTGATCGCGGCGTGGCCCGAGCAGGTCGCGGCCTGGATGGCGCAGGCCGGTCGGAACGGGCCGAACCCAACGGGTTGGAAGGAAGAGGATGGCAATGAGCAGCGTGGCTCCGATATCCCGACCCGGCGGA
This window harbors:
- a CDS encoding siderophore-interacting protein; amino-acid sequence: MPDQPEPGAPERLRRRGGPPKTATLLRKEWLNDSMVRLFFGGADVDQLSELEYTDHYLKILFPGPVTRTYTIRSLDRKTGELAIDFVVHGDEGLAGPWAATVDPGAVIEFRGPGGGYAPQEQYDAHLLAGDEAAIPAIAAAIERLPVQASAVAVLEVADADHRLAVPSDRAEIVWVHRDGRPYGERLAEVVRERGLPEGRVQVFVHGNAGMVKDLRRYFFLECGLDRRDASISGYWRTGQNEDAWQAGKHEFVAQMEAEEAAVGSGAH
- a CDS encoding PP2C family serine/threonine-protein phosphatase, whose translation is MHLLDFGAETDRGTTRAINEDSILASPPVFVVADGVGGSEGGEVASALVVEEFGRLATLPVIDADAVRATLTSAHRRVRELHARQLHGASSTAVGVVGVMSGDEPYWVVFNIGDSRVYRLPTRNAPDDRPGLTQISVDHSHVQELVDAGVITADEAETHPERNLVTRAVGADEVAEPDFWMIPMVPGDRWLICSDGLLADLPYAAVRDRVEQRTPAAETARDLIGMALQAGVTDNVSVIVIDVIGDGLASAAQEATAVQPHLEA
- a CDS encoding FHA domain-containing protein; protein product: MSEPKTDAAVTERAHWTSQWRARYRRGDWLVLAGPTSLVVMQPAAPQWSDLINAVWEEVVSSASIEELGARLAAFKLDRMPDFAALFWDRGQMRSLVRGGVSLVDPGTGRPIADGVGVRTWTEIGLGGLQRVELRAGEQSAVEELELPLVIGAANASRVLLDCSEEVQIHSPQGTLVGDISSLRLLDAPAPSAVVASEPTQPVPSPQPEPQPEPEPEPEPTVAFANPTPVPDQHQVMETGETLVDQPPVPPASSEDEGAKTIFASNLPGLPVSSQSPRSVLGVLLPSSGGRIEVDRPVVIGRSPAANRVSGDQLPRLLTVPSPSHDISRTHVQVAPENGRMVVTDLNSTNGTILVFPDGRRTDLRPGVGVPVEVGSVIDLGDGITIAVDRA